A window of Bos taurus isolate L1 Dominette 01449 registration number 42190680 breed Hereford chromosome 19, ARS-UCD2.0, whole genome shotgun sequence contains these coding sequences:
- the ITGA2B gene encoding integrin alpha-IIb isoform X4: MARALCLLRALWLLEWVQLLLGPGAMPPTWALNLDSVQFTVYTGPNGSHFGFSLDFYKNSNGSVYVVVGAPRTLGHSEEETGGVFLCPWKAEGGQCISLPFDLCESRTRREREGLQGARTAGLQHPTPFLCPPDDETRSIGTQTFQTFKAGQGLGASVVSWRDSIVACAPWQHWNVLDRNEEEAQKTPVGGCFVAQLQNGDRTEYSPCRDNKMSQFYERNHFRDDRRYCEAGFSSVVTQAGELVLGAPGGYYFVGTCPSVHLPPFSRPGQTPDSWAPIPTVARALGLLARAPIADIISSYRPSTLLWHVPTQFTYDQSHLQYYDGYRGYSVAVGNFDGNPNTTEYVFGAPTWSWTLGAVEILDSYHQMLHRLHGEQMASYFGHSVAVTDVNGDGRHDLLVGAPLYMESRADRKLAEVGRVYLFLQTRGARMLGAPNLLLTGTQLYGRFGSAIAPLGDLNRDGYNDVAVAAPCGGPNGQGQVLVYLGQSEGLNPSPSQVLDSPFPTGSGFGFSLRGATDIDDNGYPDLLVGAYGASKVVVYRAQPVVMVTVQLMVQDSLNPAVKTCVLSQTKTPVSCFNIQMCVGATGHNIPEKLHLNAELQLDRQKPRQGRRVLLLDSQQAGTILNLDLRGRHNPNCSTATAFLRDEADFRDKLSPIVLSFSVSLPPEKDGGAPALVLHGNTHVQEQTRIILDCGDDDLCVPQLQLTASVKGSPLLIGADNVLELQMDAANEGEGAYEAELTVYLPPGAHYMRAVSNMEGFERLICNQKKENETKVVLCELGNPMKSNAQIEVMMWVSVEKLEEAGEQVSFLLQIRSKNSQNPNSEMVELDVPVRAVAHVELRGNSFPASLVVAAEEGNGQNSSDSWGPKVEHTYELHNNGPGAVSGLRLNLYLPSQSQPSDLLYILDIHPQGGLQCASQPSPNPLQLEWRLPTPSPSPAHHKRDRRQAVLPEEKQPSRLQDPILVSCDSAPCTVVQCELQEMARGQRVMVTVLALLSRSILQEVQTQLLRVSEEREIPMWWVLVGVLGGLLLLTFLILAMWKVGFFKRNRPPLEEDDEEE; this comes from the exons ATGGCCAGAGCTCTTTGTCTACTTCGTGCCCTCTGGCTTCTGGAGTGGGTGCAGCTGCTTTTGGGACCCGGTGCTATGCCTCCAACCTGGGCCTTGAACCTGGATTCAGTGCAGTTCACTGTCTACACAGGCCCTAATGGCAGCCACTTTGGGTTTTCACTGGACTTCTACAAGAACAGCAATGGGAG TGTGTACGTCGTGGTGGGCGCCCCACGGACCCTGGGCCACAGCGAGGAGGAGACCGGCGGCGTTTTCCTGTGCCCCTGGAAGGCCGAGGGCGGCCAGTGCATCTCGCTGCCCTTCGACCTCTGTGAGTCTCGCacaagaagagaaagggaggggcTACAAGGAGCGCGGACGGCCGGGCTTCAGCACCCTACCCCCTTCTTGTGCCCTCCAGATGATGAAACACGAAGCATAGGCACCCAAACTTTCCAAACCTTCAAGGCCGGGCAAGGACTCGGAGCGTCGGTCGTTAGTTGGAGAGACAGCATTGTG GCCTGCGCCCCCTGGCAGCACTGGAACGTCCTAGATAGGAACGAGGAGGAGGCTCAGAAGACGCCCGTAGGTGGCTGCTTCGTGGCTCAGCTCCAAAACGGCGACCGCACAGAGTACTCGCCCTGCCGGGACAACAAAATGAGCCAGTTTTACGAGAGAAATCATTTCA GAGACGACAGGCGTTACTGCGAAGCCGGCTTCAGCTCGGTAGTCACTCAG GCTGGGGAGCTGGTGCTTGGGGCTCCTGGCGGGTACTATTTCGTAGGTACGTGCCCATCCGTacacctccctcccttctctcgaCCCGGGCAGACCCCAGACTCCTGGGCGCCCATACCAACTGTCGCACGCGCCCTAGGTCTCCTGGCGCGGGCTCCAATCGCCGATATCATCTCAAGTTACCGCCCAAGCACCCTTTTGTGGCACGTGCCCACCCAGTTCACCTACGACCAGAGTCACTTACAATACTACGACGGCTACCGGG GGTACTCCGTGGCCGTGGGCAACTTCGACGGAAATCCCAACACTACAG AGTATGTCTTCGGTGCCCCCACCTGGAGTTGGACCCTGGGAGCG GTGGAAATTTTGGACTCGTACCACCAGATGCTGCACCGGCTGCATGGAGAGCAG ATGGCTTCATATTTTGGGCACTCAGTGGCCGTCACTGACGTCAATGGGGATGG GAGGCATGACCTCTTGGTGGGTGCACCACTGTACATGGAGAGCCGTGCTGACCGCAAGCTGGCCGAGGTGGGGCGTGTGTACTTGTTCCTGCAGACTCGAGGCGCCCGAATGCTGGGGGCCCCCAACCTACTGCTGACTGGCACACAGCTCTATGGGCGATTTGGCTCAGCCATTGCACCTCTGGGAGACCTCAACCGGGATGGCTACAACG ATGTCGCAGTAGCCGCCCCCTGTGGGGGTCCCAACGGTCAAGGCCAAGTGTTGGTGTACCTGGGTCAGAGTGAGGGGCTTAACCCGTCCCCCTCCCAGGTCCTAGACAGCCCCTTCCCCACAGGCTCTGGCTTTGGTTTCTCCCTTCGAGGTGCCACAGATATCGATGACAACGGATACCCAG ACCTGCTTGTGGGAGCTTACGGGGCCAGCAAGGTCGTGGTATACAG GGCTCAGCCGGTGGTGATGGTCACTGTCCAGCTGATGGTGCAAGATTCACTGAACCCTGCTGTGAAGACTTGTGTCCTGTCCCAGACCAAGACCCCAGTGAGCTG CTTTAACATCCAGATGTGTGTGGGAGCCACTGGGCACAACATTCCCGAGAAGCTGC ACCTGAATGCCGAGCTGCAGCTGGACCGGCAGAAGCCCCGCCAGGGCCGGCGGGTCCTACTGCTGGACTCTCAGCAGGCAGGCACCATCCTGAACCTGGATCTGAGAGGCAGACACAACCCCAACTGCTCCACCGCCACGGCCTTCCTTCGA GATGAGGCCGACTTCCGGGACAAGCTAAGCCCTATCGTGCTCAGCTTTAGTGTGTCCCTGCCGCCGGAGAAGGATGGAGGAGCCCCTGCTCTCGTGCTGCATGGAAACACCCACGTCCAGGAACAG ACCCGCATCATTCTGGACTGTGGGGACGATGACCTGTGTGTGCCGCAGCTGCAGCTCActgctagcgt GAAGGGCTCCCCACTCCTAATTGGAGCCGACAACGTGCTGGAGCTGCAAATGGATGCGGCCAATGAGGGTGAGGGAGCCTACGAGGCTGAGCTGACTGTGTACCTGCCCCCAGGCGCCCACTACATGCGGGCTGTCAGCAACATGGAG GGGTTTGAGAGACTCATCTGTAACCAGAAGAAGGAGAACGAGACCAAGGTGGTGCTGTGTGAGCTGGGCAACCCCATGAAGAGTAACGCCCAG ATAGAAGTCATGATGTGGGTGAGCGtggagaagctggaagaggctggGGAGCAGGTGTCCTTCCTGCTGCAGATCAGGAG CAAGAACAGCCAGAATCCAAATAGTGAGATGGTGGAGCTGGATGTGCCAGTCCGGGCAGTGGCCCACGTGGAGTTGAGAGG GAATTCCTTTCCAGCCTCCCTGGTGGTGGCTGCAGAAGAAGGGAATGGGCAGAACAGCTCTGACAGCTGGGGCCCCAAAGTGGAGCACACCTACGAG CTCCACAACAATGGCCCTGGTGCTGTAAGTGGTCTCCGCCTCAACCTCTACCTCCCCAGCCAGTCCCAGCCCTCAGACCTGCTCTACATCCTGGATATTCATCCACAGGGAGGCCTTCAGTGCGCCTCACAGCCCTCTCCCAACCCCCTCCAG CTGGAATGGAggctgcccacccccagcccttcaCCAGCCCATCACAAGCGGGATCGCAGACAGGCGGTCCTGCCGGAGGAGAAGCAGCCCTCAAGGCTCCAAGATCCAATCTTGGTG AGCTGCGACTCGGCGCCCTGTACTGTGGTGCAGTGTGAGCTGCAGGAGATGGCACGCGGGCAGCGGGTCATGGTCACGGTGCTGGCCTTACTGTCAAGGTCCATCCTCCAAGAG GTGCAGACGCAGCTGCTTCGGGTCTCGGAGGAGAGAGAGATTCCAATGTGGTGGGTGCTGGTAGGCGTGCTGGGCGGCCTGCTGCTGCTCACATTCCTGATCCTGGCCATGTGGAAG GTTGGCTTCTTCAAGCGGAATCGTCCACCCTTAGAAGAAGACGATGAAGAGGAGTGA
- the ITGA2B gene encoding integrin alpha-IIb (The RefSeq protein has 3 substitutions compared to this genomic sequence), whose protein sequence is MPPTWALNLDSVQFTVYTGPNGSHFGFSLDFYKNSNGSVYVVVGAPRTLGHSEEETGGVFLCPWKAEGGQCISLPFDLYDETRSIGTQTFQTFKAGQGLGASVVSWRDSIVACAPWQHWNVLDRNEEEAQKTPVGGCFVAHLQNGDRTEYSPCRDNKMSQFYERNHFRDDRRYCEAGFSSVVTXAGELVLGAPGGYYFVSLLARAPIADIISSYRPSTLLWHVPTQFTYDQSHLQYYDGYRGYSVAVGNFDGNPNTTEYVFGAPTWSWTLGAVEILDSYHQMLHRLHGEQMASYFGHSVAVTDVNGDGRHDLLVGAPLYMESRADRKLAEVGRVYLFLQTRGARMLGAPNLLLTGTQLYGRFGSAIAPLGDLNRDGYNDVAVAAPCGGPNGQGQVLVYLGQSEGLNPSPSQVLDSPFPTGSGFGFSLRGATDIDDNGYPDLLVGAYGASKVVVYRAQPVVMVTVQLMVQDSLNPAVKTCVLSQTKTPVSCFNIQMCVGATGHNIPEKLHLNAELQLDRQKPRQGRRVLLLDSQQAGTILNLDLRGRHNPNCSTATAFLRDEADFRDKLSPIVLSFSVSLPPEKDGGAPALVLHGNTHVQEQGFERLICNQKKENETKVVLCELGNPMKSNAQIEVMMWVSVEKLEEAGEQVSFLLQIRSKNSQNPNSEMVELDVPVRAVAHVELRGNSFPASLVVAAEEGNGQNSSDSWGPKVEHTYELHNNGPGAVSGLRLNLYLPSQSQPSDLLYILDIHPQGGLQCASQPSPNPLQLEWRLPTPSPSPAHHKRDRRQAVLPEEKQPSRLQDPILVSCDSAPCTVVQCELQEMARGQRVMVTVLALLSRSILQERPLDQFVLQSHAWFNVSSFPYSVPALSLPSGEALVQTQLLRVSEEREIPMWWVLVGVLGGLLLLTFLILAMWKVGFFKRNRPPLEEDDEEE, encoded by the exons ATGCCTCCAACCTGGGCCTTGAACCTGGATTCAGTGCAGTTCACTGTCTACACAGGCCCTAATGGCAGCCACTTTGGGTTTTCACTGGACTTCTACAAGAACAGCAATGGGAG TGTGTACGTCGTGGTGGGCGCCCCACGGACCCTGGGCCACAGCGAGGAGGAGACCGGCGGCGTTTTCCTGTGCCCCTGGAAGGCCGAGGGCGGCCAGTGCATCTCGCTGCCCTTCGACCTCT ATGATGAAACACGAAGCATAGGCACCCAAACTTTCCAAACCTTCAAGGCCGGGCAAGGACTCGGAGCGTCGGTCGTTAGTTGGAGAGACAGCATTGTG GCCTGCGCCCCCTGGCAGCACTGGAACGTCCTAGATAGGAACGAGGAGGAGGCTCAGAAGACGCCCGTAGGTGGCTGCTTCGTGGCTCAGCTCCAAAACGGCGACCGCACAGAGTACTCGCCCTGCCGGGACAACAAAATGAGCCAGTTTTACGAGAGAAATCATTTCA GAGACGACAGGCGTTACTGCGAAGCCGGCTTCAGCTCGGTAGTCACTCAG GCTGGGGAGCTGGTGCTTGGGGCTCCTGGCGGGTACTATTTCGTAG GTCTCCTGGCGCGGGCTCCAATCGCCGATATCATCTCAAGTTACCGCCCAAGCACCCTTTTGTGGCACGTGCCCACCCAGTTCACCTACGACCAGAGTCACTTACAATACTACGACGGCTACCGGG GGTACTCCGTGGCCGTGGGCAACTTCGACGGAAATCCCAACACTACAG AGTATGTCTTCGGTGCCCCCACCTGGAGTTGGACCCTGGGAGCG GTGGAAATTTTGGACTCGTACCACCAGATGCTGCACCGGCTGCATGGAGAGCAG ATGGCTTCATATTTTGGGCACTCAGTGGCCGTCACTGACGTCAATGGGGATGG GAGGCATGACCTCTTGGTGGGTGCACCACTGTACATGGAGAGCCGTGCTGACCGCAAGCTGGCCGAGGTGGGGCGTGTGTACTTGTTCCTGCAGACTCGAGGCGCCCGAATGCTGGGGGCCCCCAACCTACTGCTGACTGGCACACAGCTCTATGGGCGATTTGGCTCAGCCATTGCACCTCTGGGAGACCTCAACCGGGATGGCTACAACG ATGTCGCAGTAGCCGCCCCCTGTGGGGGTCCCAACGGTCAAGGCCAAGTGTTGGTGTACCTGGGTCAGAGTGAGGGGCTTAACCCGTCCCCCTCCCAGGTCCTAGACAGCCCCTTCCCCACAGGCTCTGGCTTTGGTTTCTCCCTTCGAGGTGCCACAGATATCGATGACAACGGATACCCAG ACCTGCTTGTGGGAGCTTACGGGGCCAGCAAGGTCGTGGTATACAG GGCTCAGCCGGTGGTGATGGTCACTGTCCAGCTGATGGTGCAAGATTCACTGAACCCTGCTGTGAAGACTTGTGTCCTGTCCCAGACCAAGACCCCAGTGAGCTG CTTTAACATCCAGATGTGTGTGGGAGCCACTGGGCACAACATTCCCGAGAAGCTGC ACCTGAATGCCGAGCTGCAGCTGGACCGGCAGAAGCCCCGCCAGGGCCGGCGGGTCCTACTGCTGGACTCTCAGCAGGCAGGCACCATCCTGAACCTGGATCTGAGAGGCAGACACAACCCCAACTGCTCCACCGCCACGGCCTTCCTTCGA GATGAGGCCGACTTCCGGGACAAGCTAAGCCCTATCGTGCTCAGCTTTAGTGTGTCCCTGCCGCCGGAGAAGGATGGAGGAGCCCCTGCTCTCGTGCTGCATGGAAACACCCACGTCCAGGAACAG GGGTTTGAGAGACTCATCTGTAACCAGAAGAAGGAGAACGAGACCAAGGTGGTGCTGTGTGAGCTGGGCAACCCCATGAAGAGTAACGCCCAG ATAGAAGTCATGATGTGGGTGAGCGtggagaagctggaagaggctggGGAGCAGGTGTCCTTCCTGCTGCAGATCAGGAG CAAGAACAGCCAGAATCCAAATAGTGAGATGGTGGAGCTGGATGTGCCAGTCCGGGCAGTGGCCCACGTGGAGTTGAGAGG GAATTCCTTTCCAGCCTCCCTGGTGGTGGCTGCAGAAGAAGGGAATGGGCAGAACAGCTCTGACAGCTGGGGCCCCAAAGTGGAGCACACCTACGAG CTCCACAACAATGGCCCTGGTGCTGTAAGTGGTCTCCGCCTCAACCTCTACCTCCCCAGCCAGTCCCAGCCCTCAGACCTGCTCTACATCCTGGATATTCATCCACAGGGAGGCCTTCAGTGCGCCTCACAGCCCTCTCCCAACCCCCTCCAG CTGGAATGGAggctgcccacccccagcccttcaCCAGCCCATCACAAGCGGGATCGCAGACAGGCGGTCCTGCCGGAGGAGAAGCAGCCCTCAAGGCTCCAAGATCCAATCTTGGTG AGCTGCGACTCGGCGCCCTGTACTGTGGTGCAGTGTGAGCTGCAGGAGATGGCACGCGGGCAGCGGGTCATGGTCACGGTGCTGGCCTTACTGTCAAGGTCCATCCTCCAAGAG AGGCCCCTGGATCAGTTTGTGCTGCAGTCGCACGCTTGGTTCAACGTCTCCTCCTTTCCCTACTCCGTGCCTGCCCTCAGCCTGCCCAGCGGGGAAGCTCTG GTGCAGACGCAGCTGCTTCGGGTCTCGGAGGAGAGAGAGATTCCAATGTGGTGGGTGCTGGTAGGCGTGCTGGGCGGCCTGCTGCTGCTCACATTCCTGATCCTGGCCATGTGGAAG GTTGGCTTCTTCAAGCGGAATCGTCCACCCTTAGAAGAAGACGATGAAGAGGAGTGA
- the ITGA2B gene encoding integrin alpha-IIb isoform X5 encodes MARALCLLRALWLLEWVQLLLGPGAMPPTWALNLDSVQFTVYTGPNGSHFGFSLDFYKNSNGSVYVVVGAPRTLGHSEEETGGVFLCPWKAEGGQCISLPFDLCESRTRREREGLQGARTAGLQHPTPFLCPPDDETRSIGTQTFQTFKAGQGLGASVVSWRDSIVACAPWQHWNVLDRNEEEAQKTPVGGCFVAQLQNGDRTEYSPCRDNKMSQFYERNHFRDDRRYCEAGFSSVVTQAGELVLGAPGGYYFVGTCPSVHLPPFSRPGQTPDSWAPIPTVARALGLLARAPIADIISSYRPSTLLWHVPTQFTYDQSHLQYYDGYRGYSVAVGNFDGNPNTTEYVFGAPTWSWTLGAVEILDSYHQMLHRLHGEQMASYFGHSVAVTDVNGDGRHDLLVGAPLYMESRADRKLAEVGRVYLFLQTRGARMLGAPNLLLTGTQLYGRFGSAIAPLGDLNRDGYNDVAVAAPCGGPNGQGQVLVYLGQSEGLNPSPSQVLDSPFPTGSGFGFSLRGATDIDDNGYPDLLVGAYGASKVVVYRAQPVVMVTVQLMVQDSLNPAVKTCVLSQTKTPVSCFNIQMCVGATGHNIPEKLHLNAELQLDRQKPRQGRRVLLLDSQQAGTILNLDLRGRHNPNCSTATAFLRDEADFRDKLSPIVLSFSVSLPPEKDGGAPALVLHGNTHVQEQTRIILDCGDDDLCVPQLQLTASVKGSPLLIGADNVLELQMDAANEGEGAYEAELTVYLPPGAHYMRAVSNMEGFERLICNQKKENETKVVLCELGNPMKSNAQIEVMMWVSVEKLEEAGEQVSFLLQIRSKNSQNPNSEMVELDVPVRAVAHVELRGNSFPASLVVAAEEGNGQNSSDSWGPKVEHTYELHNNGPGAVSGLRLNLYLPSQSQPSDLLYILDIHPQGGLQCASQPSPNPLQLEWRLPTPSPSPAHHKRDRRQAVLPEEKQPSRLQDPILVSCDSAPCTVVQCELQEMARGQRVMVTVLALLSRSILQERPLDQFVLQSHAWFNVSSFPYSVPALSLPSGEALVTGSQV; translated from the exons ATGGCCAGAGCTCTTTGTCTACTTCGTGCCCTCTGGCTTCTGGAGTGGGTGCAGCTGCTTTTGGGACCCGGTGCTATGCCTCCAACCTGGGCCTTGAACCTGGATTCAGTGCAGTTCACTGTCTACACAGGCCCTAATGGCAGCCACTTTGGGTTTTCACTGGACTTCTACAAGAACAGCAATGGGAG TGTGTACGTCGTGGTGGGCGCCCCACGGACCCTGGGCCACAGCGAGGAGGAGACCGGCGGCGTTTTCCTGTGCCCCTGGAAGGCCGAGGGCGGCCAGTGCATCTCGCTGCCCTTCGACCTCTGTGAGTCTCGCacaagaagagaaagggaggggcTACAAGGAGCGCGGACGGCCGGGCTTCAGCACCCTACCCCCTTCTTGTGCCCTCCAGATGATGAAACACGAAGCATAGGCACCCAAACTTTCCAAACCTTCAAGGCCGGGCAAGGACTCGGAGCGTCGGTCGTTAGTTGGAGAGACAGCATTGTG GCCTGCGCCCCCTGGCAGCACTGGAACGTCCTAGATAGGAACGAGGAGGAGGCTCAGAAGACGCCCGTAGGTGGCTGCTTCGTGGCTCAGCTCCAAAACGGCGACCGCACAGAGTACTCGCCCTGCCGGGACAACAAAATGAGCCAGTTTTACGAGAGAAATCATTTCA GAGACGACAGGCGTTACTGCGAAGCCGGCTTCAGCTCGGTAGTCACTCAG GCTGGGGAGCTGGTGCTTGGGGCTCCTGGCGGGTACTATTTCGTAGGTACGTGCCCATCCGTacacctccctcccttctctcgaCCCGGGCAGACCCCAGACTCCTGGGCGCCCATACCAACTGTCGCACGCGCCCTAGGTCTCCTGGCGCGGGCTCCAATCGCCGATATCATCTCAAGTTACCGCCCAAGCACCCTTTTGTGGCACGTGCCCACCCAGTTCACCTACGACCAGAGTCACTTACAATACTACGACGGCTACCGGG GGTACTCCGTGGCCGTGGGCAACTTCGACGGAAATCCCAACACTACAG AGTATGTCTTCGGTGCCCCCACCTGGAGTTGGACCCTGGGAGCG GTGGAAATTTTGGACTCGTACCACCAGATGCTGCACCGGCTGCATGGAGAGCAG ATGGCTTCATATTTTGGGCACTCAGTGGCCGTCACTGACGTCAATGGGGATGG GAGGCATGACCTCTTGGTGGGTGCACCACTGTACATGGAGAGCCGTGCTGACCGCAAGCTGGCCGAGGTGGGGCGTGTGTACTTGTTCCTGCAGACTCGAGGCGCCCGAATGCTGGGGGCCCCCAACCTACTGCTGACTGGCACACAGCTCTATGGGCGATTTGGCTCAGCCATTGCACCTCTGGGAGACCTCAACCGGGATGGCTACAACG ATGTCGCAGTAGCCGCCCCCTGTGGGGGTCCCAACGGTCAAGGCCAAGTGTTGGTGTACCTGGGTCAGAGTGAGGGGCTTAACCCGTCCCCCTCCCAGGTCCTAGACAGCCCCTTCCCCACAGGCTCTGGCTTTGGTTTCTCCCTTCGAGGTGCCACAGATATCGATGACAACGGATACCCAG ACCTGCTTGTGGGAGCTTACGGGGCCAGCAAGGTCGTGGTATACAG GGCTCAGCCGGTGGTGATGGTCACTGTCCAGCTGATGGTGCAAGATTCACTGAACCCTGCTGTGAAGACTTGTGTCCTGTCCCAGACCAAGACCCCAGTGAGCTG CTTTAACATCCAGATGTGTGTGGGAGCCACTGGGCACAACATTCCCGAGAAGCTGC ACCTGAATGCCGAGCTGCAGCTGGACCGGCAGAAGCCCCGCCAGGGCCGGCGGGTCCTACTGCTGGACTCTCAGCAGGCAGGCACCATCCTGAACCTGGATCTGAGAGGCAGACACAACCCCAACTGCTCCACCGCCACGGCCTTCCTTCGA GATGAGGCCGACTTCCGGGACAAGCTAAGCCCTATCGTGCTCAGCTTTAGTGTGTCCCTGCCGCCGGAGAAGGATGGAGGAGCCCCTGCTCTCGTGCTGCATGGAAACACCCACGTCCAGGAACAG ACCCGCATCATTCTGGACTGTGGGGACGATGACCTGTGTGTGCCGCAGCTGCAGCTCActgctagcgt GAAGGGCTCCCCACTCCTAATTGGAGCCGACAACGTGCTGGAGCTGCAAATGGATGCGGCCAATGAGGGTGAGGGAGCCTACGAGGCTGAGCTGACTGTGTACCTGCCCCCAGGCGCCCACTACATGCGGGCTGTCAGCAACATGGAG GGGTTTGAGAGACTCATCTGTAACCAGAAGAAGGAGAACGAGACCAAGGTGGTGCTGTGTGAGCTGGGCAACCCCATGAAGAGTAACGCCCAG ATAGAAGTCATGATGTGGGTGAGCGtggagaagctggaagaggctggGGAGCAGGTGTCCTTCCTGCTGCAGATCAGGAG CAAGAACAGCCAGAATCCAAATAGTGAGATGGTGGAGCTGGATGTGCCAGTCCGGGCAGTGGCCCACGTGGAGTTGAGAGG GAATTCCTTTCCAGCCTCCCTGGTGGTGGCTGCAGAAGAAGGGAATGGGCAGAACAGCTCTGACAGCTGGGGCCCCAAAGTGGAGCACACCTACGAG CTCCACAACAATGGCCCTGGTGCTGTAAGTGGTCTCCGCCTCAACCTCTACCTCCCCAGCCAGTCCCAGCCCTCAGACCTGCTCTACATCCTGGATATTCATCCACAGGGAGGCCTTCAGTGCGCCTCACAGCCCTCTCCCAACCCCCTCCAG CTGGAATGGAggctgcccacccccagcccttcaCCAGCCCATCACAAGCGGGATCGCAGACAGGCGGTCCTGCCGGAGGAGAAGCAGCCCTCAAGGCTCCAAGATCCAATCTTGGTG AGCTGCGACTCGGCGCCCTGTACTGTGGTGCAGTGTGAGCTGCAGGAGATGGCACGCGGGCAGCGGGTCATGGTCACGGTGCTGGCCTTACTGTCAAGGTCCATCCTCCAAGAG AGGCCCCTGGATCAGTTTGTGCTGCAGTCGCACGCTTGGTTCAACGTCTCCTCCTTTCCCTACTCCGTGCCTGCCCTCAGCCTGCCCAGCGGGGAAGCTCTG GTCACCGGCTCGCAAGTCTGA